From Oscillatoria sp. FACHB-1407, a single genomic window includes:
- a CDS encoding AarF/UbiB family protein, protein MRHYNAAAIAQHYRYRPWRALWRAFRIVWLFAIFVIGLKWDEWQGQSNAYKTTRAVQLRKTLTQLGPTFIKVGQALSTRPDLIRKDFLEELVKLQDQLPPFPTPHAIAIIETELDRSIDEIFSYFSPSPVAAASLGQVYQAKLRTGEEVAVKVQRPHLRPNITLDLYLMRWAATWIAPWLPLNLGHDLTLIVDEFGTKLFEEIDYLNEGRNAEKFAANFQDDPTVKVPSIYWRYSSSHVLTLEWINGFKLTDTQRVKEAGLNTNSLIEIGVRSGLRQLLEFGFFHADPHPGNLFAMPDGRMAYIDFGMMDQLSQDTKETLVDSVVHLINRDYNELAKDFVKLGFLTPETDINPIIPALESVLGNAIGESVGDFNFKTITDQFSELMFDYPFRVPAKFALIIRSLVTQEGLALSLNPNFKIVEIAYPYVAQRLLTGESPELRRRLIEVLFKDGKFQWQRLENLIAIARSNNENFDILPTAQLGLQYLLSDEGRFLQRQVILALVEDDRLHTEEVQRLWNLIKDDLKPSRLMHAALGALADFSAEGAAALLPSVAMFPLFQSQKFQDSKTN, encoded by the coding sequence GAAGTGGGATGAGTGGCAAGGTCAGAGCAACGCTTATAAAACGACTCGTGCCGTTCAACTGCGAAAGACCTTAACCCAACTTGGACCCACCTTTATCAAAGTAGGGCAAGCTCTTTCAACTCGCCCCGATTTAATTCGCAAAGACTTTTTAGAGGAGTTGGTCAAGCTACAAGACCAGCTTCCACCATTTCCCACACCGCATGCGATCGCCATTATCGAAACCGAGCTTGATCGCTCCATTGACGAGATTTTTAGTTATTTCTCGCCGTCTCCTGTAGCGGCGGCTAGCCTGGGGCAGGTCTATCAGGCAAAGCTCCGCACAGGGGAAGAGGTTGCTGTTAAGGTGCAGCGCCCTCATCTCCGCCCTAACATCACCTTAGATCTGTATTTAATGCGTTGGGCAGCTACGTGGATTGCTCCGTGGCTCCCGCTCAACCTGGGTCACGATCTGACCCTGATTGTGGATGAATTTGGCACCAAACTTTTTGAAGAGATTGATTATCTCAATGAAGGGCGCAATGCCGAAAAGTTTGCAGCAAATTTTCAAGACGATCCAACCGTCAAAGTTCCCTCCATCTATTGGCGATACAGCAGTTCTCATGTGCTGACGCTGGAGTGGATCAACGGCTTTAAGCTGACCGATACGCAGCGCGTGAAAGAAGCCGGATTGAATACCAATTCGTTGATTGAGATTGGTGTTCGTTCTGGGTTGCGCCAGTTGCTAGAGTTTGGCTTCTTTCATGCCGACCCCCACCCCGGCAACCTATTTGCTATGCCCGATGGGCGCATGGCATACATTGATTTTGGCATGATGGATCAACTCAGTCAGGATACCAAAGAGACACTGGTTGACTCCGTGGTACACCTGATTAATCGCGATTACAACGAACTTGCCAAAGACTTCGTCAAGTTAGGCTTTCTGACCCCTGAAACCGACATTAACCCCATCATTCCGGCGTTAGAGTCCGTCTTGGGAAATGCGATCGGGGAAAGTGTTGGGGATTTCAACTTCAAAACCATCACCGATCAATTCTCAGAATTGATGTTCGATTATCCCTTCCGCGTACCGGCTAAGTTTGCACTGATCATTCGATCGCTCGTCACTCAAGAAGGGTTAGCTCTCAGCCTCAACCCCAACTTTAAGATTGTTGAGATTGCCTATCCCTATGTGGCACAGCGGCTCTTAACGGGGGAATCACCTGAATTGCGCCGACGATTGATCGAGGTGCTATTCAAAGATGGCAAGTTCCAGTGGCAGCGATTAGAAAACTTGATTGCGATCGCCCGCTCCAACAACGAAAACTTCGACATTCTGCCAACCGCTCAGTTAGGTCTGCAATATCTGCTGTCCGATGAGGGACGTTTCCTGCAACGACAGGTCATCCTGGCACTGGTAGAAGACGATCGCCTCCATACCGAAGAGGTTCAACGCCTGTGGAATCTCATCAAAGATGACCTCAAGCCCTCTCGGCTAATGCATGCGGCGTTGGGTGCGTTAGCGGACTTCTCAGCGGAGGGTGCAGCGGCTTTGTTGCCGTCGGTAGCGATGTTCCCGCTGTTTCAGAGCCAGAAATTTCAGGACTCTAAAACCAACTAG
- a CDS encoding DUF3086 domain-containing protein has protein sequence MLPDESDYSEQSTNSEPLTPLNLPNPSEPLGAIPPKSTYSGGSSGTGGINFSAQSSSGSTPSNELESLEQRVAELRREEQRLKQEIATLQTSYNTMMRQQVTEAQMAIGRLVKDGLSELEQRKQTLQISVEQLERRQERIRAEMRTTFAGSSQDLAIRVQGFKDYLVGSLQDLATAAEQLQLAPKAEAPRRAAANEPQEASRSTSAPVTPQFAEQTFEEQTKRIRRSLDQYRNSPDYYGPPWQLRRTFEPVHAERVSNWFFTQGGRGALRSMGSRLQNILIASAVISVLRDLYGDRARTLILADSPERLGEWRRGLQDCLGISRADFGADQGVVLFEAPEPLAQRADRLVKQKQLPLIIMDESEELINLSLLQFPLWLAFAPDPNNPVMY, from the coding sequence ATGCTGCCTGACGAATCGGATTACTCAGAGCAATCGACGAATTCTGAACCCCTAACCCCCTTAAATCTCCCAAATCCCTCAGAGCCACTTGGGGCAATTCCTCCAAAATCGACGTATTCTGGTGGGTCGAGTGGCACAGGAGGGATTAATTTTTCGGCTCAGTCCTCCAGTGGGTCAACCCCTAGCAATGAGCTTGAGAGTTTAGAACAACGAGTGGCAGAGTTGCGGCGGGAAGAACAGCGACTCAAGCAAGAGATCGCCACGTTGCAAACGTCCTACAACACCATGATGCGGCAGCAAGTAACTGAAGCGCAGATGGCGATCGGGCGGTTGGTCAAGGACGGATTAAGTGAACTGGAACAACGCAAGCAGACGCTACAAATTTCGGTAGAACAGCTTGAACGTCGCCAGGAACGCATTCGGGCTGAGATGCGGACTACCTTCGCTGGCTCTTCGCAAGATCTAGCCATTCGCGTGCAGGGCTTTAAGGACTATCTGGTGGGCAGTTTGCAAGATCTGGCAACAGCTGCCGAGCAATTGCAGCTAGCCCCCAAGGCAGAAGCTCCCCGACGTGCCGCAGCAAATGAACCTCAGGAAGCAAGCCGTTCTACCTCGGCTCCAGTGACCCCTCAATTTGCTGAGCAGACGTTTGAGGAGCAGACCAAACGGATTCGGCGATCGCTCGACCAATATCGCAATTCTCCCGATTACTACGGTCCACCCTGGCAACTCCGCCGCACCTTTGAACCCGTCCATGCTGAGCGGGTGTCCAATTGGTTCTTTACACAAGGGGGACGTGGCGCACTGCGATCGATGGGGTCGCGCCTGCAAAATATTTTGATTGCATCGGCGGTGATTTCCGTGCTACGAGATTTGTATGGCGATCGCGCTCGTACGCTGATTCTGGCAGATTCCCCTGAACGGCTCGGTGAATGGCGACGGGGCTTGCAGGATTGTCTCGGTATCTCACGGGCTGATTTTGGTGCAGACCAGGGAGTGGTTTTGTTTGAAGCTCCAGAGCCATTGGCACAACGTGCCGATCGCCTGGTGAAGCAAAAACAGCTACCGCTGATCATCATGGATGAGTCAGAAGAGTTAATTAACTTATCGTTGCTGCAATTTCCGTTGTGGTTAGCCTTTGCGCCTGACCCTAACAATCCAGTGATGTATTAG
- a CDS encoding DUF3119 family protein, protein MTTTSTSTSVSESVQLAPSYNLPLALVVIGVLVFLWQPWVGGAIALFAVFLLFQAVTLRLIFTPTALDVFRGETLIRRFPYQEWQNWRIFWSPVPILFYFKEVKSIHFLPILFDPKVLRQCLEQRCPSL, encoded by the coding sequence GTGACTACAACCTCTACTTCAACTTCTGTTTCAGAGAGCGTACAACTTGCCCCCAGCTACAATCTGCCCCTTGCTTTAGTTGTGATTGGGGTTCTGGTGTTTTTGTGGCAACCCTGGGTGGGGGGTGCGATCGCCCTCTTTGCGGTGTTTCTTCTGTTTCAAGCGGTGACATTACGGCTGATCTTTACACCAACGGCTCTAGACGTCTTTAGAGGTGAAACCCTGATTCGCCGCTTTCCCTATCAAGAGTGGCAAAACTGGCGAATTTTCTGGTCGCCTGTGCCCATCTTGTTTTATTTCAAAGAGGTCAAAAGCATTCACTTTTTGCCCATTTTGTTTGACCCCAAAGTATTGAGACAATGCCTGGAGCAACGCTGCCCAAGCTTATAA
- a CDS encoding MlaE family lipid ABC transporter permease subunit codes for MSEVKSVGGLAIWTQRLLAAILLGGQVLVHVLRGKLHRRNTLEQMALVGPGSLLIALLTAATVGMVFTIQVSREFINLGAGTAVGGVLALALARELAPVLTAVIVTGRVGSAFAAELGTMQVTEQIDALQMLKTDPIDYLVIPRVIACCAMLPILTILSFVTGMAGGVLIADTLYGISQTVFLDSARTFLSVWDLISGCIKGVVFGALIAVIGSSWGLTTTGGAKGVGQSTTTAVVTALLTIFVTNFFLSWLMFQGPGRGGFSL; via the coding sequence TTGAGTGAAGTCAAAAGTGTAGGTGGATTAGCCATATGGACCCAGCGATTACTCGCTGCAATCTTGCTGGGCGGGCAGGTCCTTGTTCATGTCCTCCGAGGAAAGCTTCATCGGCGTAATACTCTGGAGCAGATGGCGTTGGTGGGCCCAGGCTCGTTACTCATTGCGCTGTTAACAGCCGCTACTGTGGGTATGGTGTTTACCATTCAGGTTTCCCGCGAGTTTATCAATTTAGGAGCCGGAACTGCTGTGGGTGGCGTTTTAGCACTGGCACTCGCACGAGAACTTGCCCCAGTATTAACCGCTGTCATCGTGACAGGACGAGTCGGGTCAGCGTTTGCGGCGGAGTTGGGCACGATGCAAGTGACCGAGCAGATTGATGCCTTGCAAATGCTGAAGACTGACCCGATTGATTACCTGGTCATTCCCAGAGTGATCGCCTGCTGTGCGATGTTGCCGATTCTCACGATTCTGTCGTTTGTTACAGGCATGGCAGGTGGGGTGCTGATTGCTGACACACTCTATGGCATCTCTCAAACCGTATTTCTCGACTCAGCCCGAACCTTCCTCAGCGTCTGGGATCTCATCAGCGGTTGCATTAAAGGAGTTGTGTTTGGAGCGTTGATCGCAGTCATCGGGTCGAGTTGGGGGTTAACGACAACTGGGGGGGCAAAAGGAGTCGGTCAATCCACAACAACGGCTGTCGTCACAGCTTTGTTAACCATTTTTGTGACCAATTTCTTCCTGTCCTGGCTGATGTTCCAGGGACCGGGTCGGGGGGGCTTTAGCCTCTAG
- a CDS encoding type IV pilin-like G/H family protein has protein sequence MQQELNQQGFVRWRSVAIVVLVAGAIALLPGLLSCHNRMPGFMRCSDHSANLSFEGRRAFRTILRVQQAYYLDHQQFATSMAELNAYAMTGDQSPQFDYSIQSVPPLILIYSIPKEPSLPIQVRFQGLSWAERYPVHSAVLAIAPPASPDALAEGIVCENVESGVLQPATPILQNGQLTCAATTQLVDP, from the coding sequence ATGCAACAGGAACTAAACCAGCAGGGGTTTGTTCGGTGGAGGAGTGTGGCAATCGTTGTGCTGGTAGCAGGGGCGATCGCTCTGCTTCCTGGATTGCTCAGTTGCCACAATCGAATGCCCGGTTTTATGAGATGTTCTGACCACTCAGCAAACCTTTCTTTTGAAGGGCGACGGGCTTTTAGAACGATTCTGCGCGTTCAACAGGCGTACTATCTCGACCATCAGCAATTTGCCACCTCAATGGCTGAACTGAATGCGTATGCCATGACAGGGGATCAATCGCCCCAATTTGATTACTCTATTCAGTCTGTGCCTCCGCTCATCCTGATTTACAGCATTCCCAAAGAACCCAGCTTGCCGATTCAAGTTCGTTTTCAGGGGTTGTCGTGGGCAGAACGGTATCCCGTTCACAGTGCTGTTTTAGCGATCGCTCCACCTGCCTCACCTGATGCATTGGCAGAAGGAATTGTCTGTGAAAATGTGGAATCTGGAGTGCTGCAACCCGCCACACCCATTCTACAAAACGGTCAATTAACCTGTGCTGCTACAACTCAACTCGTTGATCCTTAA
- a CDS encoding type IV pilin-like G/H family protein, with protein sequence MATLRKHFFSTSSSTQRGIILWRLIVIFVVLLMIAIYMQWMLINAPVQTNFNMQARGMVFSLTRFQEYYFKNHQRFADSTQAFQDEFQIDVIPGANVYHYSIRTTPQLTLIYGIPHAYPVKVRRQFSGFTWYEKVSRDRLQSYVGAVVAQPTADDSYKVSSIVCETEFGQLPHTTPHLQNGELTCGSGTTPYRR encoded by the coding sequence ATGGCAACACTCAGAAAACACTTTTTCTCTACAAGTAGTAGCACTCAAAGAGGAATCATTCTCTGGCGACTGATCGTGATTTTTGTTGTATTGCTGATGATTGCAATATATATGCAGTGGATGTTAATCAATGCACCTGTTCAGACAAACTTTAATATGCAAGCACGAGGTATGGTCTTCAGCCTAACTCGCTTCCAGGAGTATTACTTTAAAAATCATCAACGGTTCGCTGACTCCACACAAGCATTTCAAGACGAGTTTCAAATCGATGTTATTCCAGGGGCAAACGTTTACCATTATTCAATTCGCACTACTCCCCAACTGACGCTGATCTACGGTATTCCCCACGCTTATCCCGTCAAAGTAAGGCGACAGTTTAGCGGGTTTACGTGGTACGAGAAGGTGTCACGCGATCGCCTTCAAAGTTATGTAGGAGCCGTTGTAGCCCAACCGACGGCTGATGACTCCTACAAAGTCAGTTCAATTGTCTGTGAGACAGAGTTTGGTCAGTTACCTCACACGACCCCACACCTTCAAAACGGTGAGTTAACGTGTGGTTCTGGTACAACTCCCTATCGTCGGTAA
- a CDS encoding ankyrin repeat domain-containing protein yields MKHTIITGLMVIGLTQGCSDINQLFPQSDRPSASIEEAVKANDVEFVEQWLSAGGDPDYVDAQGQSLLYLATGPKGGFDVMDMLLDAGANPDVGLVSGNYTPLMNASSWVNLTAVERLLEAGADPTLENSSGQTALETVGNAGGAEQEVMRRLEVAIEEAR; encoded by the coding sequence ATGAAACACACAATTATTACTGGTTTGATGGTGATTGGGTTAACACAAGGATGCAGCGACATAAATCAGTTGTTCCCACAGAGCGATCGCCCGTCTGCATCCATTGAAGAAGCTGTCAAAGCAAACGATGTCGAGTTTGTGGAACAGTGGTTATCAGCAGGTGGCGATCCTGATTATGTAGATGCGCAGGGACAATCGCTGCTCTATTTAGCGACTGGACCCAAGGGAGGGTTTGACGTGATGGATATGTTGTTAGATGCTGGAGCCAATCCAGACGTTGGGCTGGTTTCGGGCAACTACACTCCGTTGATGAATGCCTCAAGTTGGGTTAATTTAACAGCCGTGGAGCGATTACTCGAAGCGGGAGCCGACCCGACATTAGAGAATAGCTCTGGACAAACCGCTTTGGAAACGGTTGGCAATGCTGGAGGCGCAGAACAAGAAGTAATGCGTCGGCTAGAAGTTGCGATAGAAGAAGCTCGTTAA
- a CDS encoding class I SAM-dependent methyltransferase, which translates to MATVLRSLSYRYQWLFDLIVGMSSLAVGGEPRFRQLPLEGLEIYPEMKVLDLCCGSGQGTQYLVERSHHVIGLDADAVPLKRAKQRVPQAEYVQAWAEEMPFADNEFDIVYTSATLHEMQPEQCLQIVQEVHRVLKPGGCFTQIDFHRPKNWVFRLNLYGFLWLFEHQTAWDFVQLNLPNVLTEKGFVVKRFKRYAGGSLQLIQADKIG; encoded by the coding sequence ATGGCTACTGTATTGCGATCGCTCAGTTATCGCTATCAATGGTTGTTTGACCTGATTGTGGGGATGTCATCGCTGGCAGTGGGGGGTGAGCCTCGATTTCGCCAGTTGCCACTAGAGGGTTTAGAAATTTATCCAGAGATGAAGGTGTTGGACTTGTGTTGTGGGAGTGGACAGGGAACGCAATATTTAGTGGAGCGATCGCACCATGTGATTGGGTTAGATGCGGATGCAGTGCCGTTAAAGCGGGCAAAACAACGGGTTCCACAGGCGGAGTATGTGCAGGCATGGGCAGAAGAAATGCCTTTTGCGGATAACGAGTTTGACATTGTTTACACCAGTGCCACATTACATGAAATGCAGCCTGAACAATGTCTACAAATTGTGCAAGAAGTTCATCGTGTGTTGAAACCAGGGGGATGTTTTACTCAAATTGACTTTCATCGTCCTAAAAATTGGGTATTTCGGTTGAATCTATATGGGTTTCTCTGGTTGTTTGAACATCAAACCGCCTGGGACTTTGTTCAACTGAACCTGCCAAACGTGTTAACAGAAAAAGGATTTGTAGTGAAGCGATTCAAACGGTATGCGGGAGGGAGTTTGCAACTGATTCAGGCTGACAAAATAGGATGA
- a CDS encoding Uma2 family endonuclease has product MPIDATEQTQALNWLPPAPPTPLIFDDEEPLETNRHRIAMNVLIRSLKQGWSEKQNYFVGGNMFIYYSSQQLRNRDFRRPDFFVVLNVKSDPTCKGWVVWEEGGRYPDVVIELLSESTAEVDKDVKKNLYERVFKTRDYFVFDLFDSQSLQGWSLHDQLQYQLIVANERGWL; this is encoded by the coding sequence ATGCCTATCGATGCAACTGAACAAACTCAAGCTCTCAATTGGCTACCTCCTGCACCCCCTACGCCTCTCATTTTTGATGATGAAGAGCCTTTGGAAACAAATCGTCACCGGATTGCCATGAACGTGCTAATTCGTTCTCTTAAACAGGGTTGGTCAGAGAAACAGAATTACTTTGTCGGTGGCAATATGTTCATCTATTACAGTAGTCAGCAACTTCGCAATCGAGATTTTCGGAGACCTGACTTCTTCGTTGTCCTCAATGTCAAAAGTGACCCCACTTGCAAAGGATGGGTGGTATGGGAGGAAGGTGGACGGTACCCTGATGTGGTAATTGAATTGCTCTCAGAGAGTACAGCTGAAGTCGATAAAGATGTTAAGAAGAACCTGTACGAACGAGTCTTTAAGACTCGTGATTACTTCGTCTTTGATCTATTTGACTCACAGTCTCTTCAAGGATGGAGTTTACATGACCAGCTACAGTATCAACTGATTGTTGCTAATGAGCGAGGATGGTTATGA
- a CDS encoding RHS repeat-associated core domain-containing protein, with translation MHHSYTYDAYGNLVRSSGAVENNYLYRGEQVDPNIGMQYLRARYYDQNTGRFASTDPFEGWQEQPMSRHRYMYGNDNPIKYIDPSGRSADLSLPGLLGGLEVQKVLEFTAITVGAVAVGLGLNIIRRNFQNSLTDWEGTLTTNSFGLPGGLLGFDPNFGPGASISVLRLRSTNRNLQGSWLIIGADYGVGFFASSTRGSVKAISRSLVGPASLNDLTGVFASGGVGISLPGLPELEGGITLFGIAGGGIARGFSVDGESVGYEYGGGISTGISILASTSF, from the coding sequence ATTCACCATAGCTACACTTATGATGCCTATGGAAACTTGGTGCGCTCCAGTGGGGCGGTTGAAAACAACTACTTGTACCGAGGAGAACAGGTTGACCCCAACATTGGAATGCAGTATCTCAGAGCAAGATACTATGACCAAAATACTGGAAGATTTGCCAGTACTGACCCCTTTGAAGGGTGGCAAGAGCAACCAATGTCAAGGCATCGGTATATGTACGGGAATGATAATCCGATTAAATATATTGATCCAAGTGGAAGAAGTGCTGATCTTTCCTTACCCGGTCTTTTAGGCGGACTCGAAGTACAAAAAGTTTTGGAGTTTACAGCAATTACTGTTGGTGCTGTAGCAGTTGGATTAGGACTTAATATAATTAGGAGAAATTTTCAGAACTCCCTTACTGATTGGGAAGGAACTTTGACAACAAACTCATTTGGTCTTCCTGGAGGTTTGTTGGGCTTCGATCCTAACTTTGGTCCTGGGGCATCAATCAGTGTATTGAGGTTAAGATCAACCAATCGTAACTTACAGGGGTCATGGCTGATAATCGGAGCAGATTACGGAGTAGGTTTTTTTGCATCCTCTACAAGAGGATCTGTGAAAGCTATTTCTCGCTCGTTGGTAGGTCCTGCAAGTTTAAATGATCTCACAGGAGTATTTGCATCAGGTGGTGTTGGGATTAGTCTTCCAGGATTACCAGAATTAGAAGGTGGCATCACTCTATTTGGTATAGCTGGCGGAGGAATCGCAAGAGGTTTTTCTGTAGATGGGGAATCTGTGGGATATGAGTATGGAGGAGGAATTTCTACTGGTATTTCTATACTCGCCAGTACAAGTTTTTAG
- a CDS encoding tyrosine-type recombinase/integrase produces MTLNNLQTFAKTLIKQGYSPATQKRRINTIKSLLGYGYALGVLSVNVGKLLKPPKVKNTLAERILSETQIHSMMALTPNERDRLLLRLIYATGARVSEISSLCWRDVQSAGQGQGQVTLFGKGNKTRIIIFSQETWQQLQHLRGEASLDEPVFKGYRGKALSRHQIQRIVREAAKRAGIEGAVSPHWLRHAHASHAIERGTPIALVQATLGHASTTTTGMYLHVRPKASSALYLSV; encoded by the coding sequence GTGACACTGAATAACCTTCAAACCTTTGCCAAAACCCTGATCAAACAGGGATATTCTCCTGCAACACAGAAACGGCGCATCAATACCATTAAATCTCTATTAGGGTATGGCTATGCTCTGGGGGTACTCTCTGTAAACGTTGGTAAATTACTCAAACCACCCAAAGTCAAAAATACATTAGCCGAACGTATCCTGAGCGAAACGCAGATTCATTCCATGATGGCTCTTACCCCCAACGAGCGGGATCGGCTTTTGTTACGGTTGATTTATGCCACAGGTGCGCGAGTTTCTGAAATCAGTTCCCTCTGTTGGCGAGATGTTCAGTCCGCTGGGCAAGGGCAAGGACAAGTGACCTTGTTTGGCAAAGGTAACAAAACTCGCATCATTATTTTTAGCCAGGAAACCTGGCAACAGCTTCAACATCTCCGAGGAGAGGCATCACTAGATGAACCTGTTTTCAAAGGCTATCGGGGCAAAGCACTGAGTAGACACCAAATTCAACGAATTGTCAGAGAAGCCGCCAAACGAGCTGGAATTGAAGGAGCCGTTTCTCCGCACTGGTTGCGTCATGCCCATGCGTCTCATGCGATCGAACGAGGTACCCCCATTGCATTAGTACAAGCTACATTGGGTCACGCCAGCACTACCACAACTGGAATGTATTTACATGTGCGCCCGAAAGCATCCAGTGCCTTGTATCTGTCGGTATAA
- a CDS encoding GNAT family N-acetyltransferase: MSLADHNVRDVAELIYESAPALFDLIFATQAVCCLTALVERSHNRFSHQYIRVAVLDHQVVGVAVLVPSERLHDDADYRDVLNGWQRLWLALVRRLILRYVLRHRYPPGTLYIGSLAVAATHRSQGIGRQLLSQCIADAIAASSTLFISVDVSNTRAQKLYESLGFRVIETKAIQLLGTTIGSRILSISNQSCQLEHCS, from the coding sequence ATGTCTCTGGCTGATCACAACGTTAGAGATGTTGCGGAGTTGATTTATGAGTCAGCCCCGGCTCTGTTTGATCTCATATTTGCAACACAAGCTGTTTGTTGTCTCACAGCATTGGTGGAGCGATCGCACAATCGCTTTAGTCATCAATACATTCGTGTTGCAGTTCTAGATCATCAGGTTGTGGGAGTTGCCGTATTGGTTCCCTCAGAGCGTCTTCATGATGACGCAGATTATCGTGATGTTCTCAATGGTTGGCAGCGGCTCTGGTTAGCTCTGGTGCGGCGTCTCATTCTCAGGTATGTGTTGCGACACCGCTATCCACCAGGAACGTTGTATATTGGTAGCCTTGCCGTTGCAGCAACCCATCGGAGTCAGGGTATCGGTCGTCAGTTGTTGTCGCAGTGTATCGCTGATGCGATCGCGGCTTCTAGCACCCTATTCATTAGTGTTGATGTGAGTAATACAAGAGCCCAAAAGCTCTATGAATCTCTTGGCTTTCGAGTTATAGAAACAAAAGCAATCCAGCTTTTAGGAACTACTATTGGTTCACGTATTCTCTCAATATCAAATCAGTCATGCCAGCTAGAACATTGCTCTTGA
- a CDS encoding B12-binding domain-containing radical SAM protein has translation MRVLLLYPLFPKSFWSFDKTLELIGRKVSLPPLGLITVAAILPQTWELRLVDRNVNYESEADWEWADLIILSGMIVQKDDLLDLIKAAKQRGKRVAVGGPYVTSVPDPALEAGADFLVLDEGEITLPMLVEALERGETSGIFRANGEKPDVTTTPIPRFDLLDLSAYSDMSVQFSRGCPYQCEFCDIIVLYGRKPRTKTPAQLLAELQTLYDLGWRRSVFVVDDNFIGNKRNAKVMLRELAPWMAEHDYPFTFATEASVDLAQDQELMDLMIAANFNAVFLGIETPDTDSLSMTQKHQNTRNSLIEAVQTINRSGLRVMAGFIIGFDGEKSGAGDRIIDFVEATAIPQALLGMLQALPGTALWYRLEKEGRLRADQTAVSGKQTTLMNFVPTRPIEEIAREYINCFWQLYEPDRYLARVYRHHINMPPIPHQKKEPAKLELAEVRALLIIFWRQGIKRNTRWQFWKQLFLIMRKNPSLFSYYLTSCAHLEHFLEYRQIIWNEVETELAEYALRQSNDIPLAVSSSV, from the coding sequence ATGCGAGTTTTATTACTGTATCCACTTTTTCCCAAGTCTTTCTGGTCATTTGACAAGACACTGGAGCTGATTGGGCGTAAGGTTTCGCTTCCTCCGCTTGGGTTAATTACGGTTGCTGCTATCCTGCCTCAAACCTGGGAATTGCGCCTGGTCGATCGCAACGTCAACTATGAAAGTGAAGCCGATTGGGAGTGGGCAGACCTGATCATTCTCTCAGGCATGATCGTCCAAAAAGATGATCTGCTAGACCTGATCAAAGCCGCTAAACAACGGGGCAAACGAGTTGCGGTAGGTGGTCCCTATGTGACTTCGGTGCCCGACCCAGCGTTGGAAGCAGGAGCCGATTTCCTGGTGTTGGATGAAGGTGAGATTACCTTACCAATGTTGGTTGAAGCGTTGGAGCGTGGAGAAACGTCTGGGATCTTTCGGGCGAATGGGGAGAAACCGGATGTGACGACGACTCCCATTCCTCGATTTGATTTGCTCGATTTGAGTGCTTACAGCGATATGTCGGTTCAGTTCTCACGGGGATGTCCCTATCAATGTGAGTTTTGCGACATTATTGTGTTGTATGGACGCAAACCCCGCACGAAAACTCCTGCTCAATTATTGGCAGAGCTACAGACGTTGTATGACCTGGGTTGGCGGCGATCGGTCTTCGTAGTGGATGATAACTTTATCGGCAATAAGCGCAATGCCAAAGTGATGCTGCGCGAACTGGCACCCTGGATGGCTGAACACGACTATCCATTTACCTTTGCAACTGAGGCTTCGGTCGATCTGGCGCAAGACCAGGAATTAATGGATTTGATGATCGCAGCTAACTTTAATGCTGTCTTTTTGGGCATTGAGACGCCTGACACTGACAGTCTCTCGATGACACAAAAGCACCAAAACACGCGCAACTCGTTAATTGAGGCGGTGCAAACCATCAATCGCTCAGGACTGCGAGTCATGGCAGGATTCATTATTGGATTTGATGGTGAGAAATCAGGAGCAGGCGATCGCATCATTGACTTTGTAGAAGCAACCGCGATTCCCCAAGCTCTCCTGGGCATGTTGCAAGCCCTCCCTGGAACAGCACTCTGGTATCGCCTGGAGAAAGAAGGGCGTCTGCGAGCGGATCAAACCGCCGTTAGTGGAAAACAAACCACGCTGATGAATTTTGTACCAACTCGCCCGATTGAAGAAATTGCGCGGGAATATATCAACTGTTTCTGGCAGCTGTATGAACCAGATCGCTATCTAGCACGGGTGTATCGCCATCACATTAACATGCCTCCAATTCCGCATCAGAAGAAAGAACCTGCAAAGCTAGAACTGGCGGAAGTTCGAGCACTGTTGATCATCTTTTGGCGACAAGGTATTAAACGCAACACGCGCTGGCAGTTTTGGAAACAACTGTTTCTAATCATGCGAAAAAATCCAAGCCTTTTTTCGTACTATTTAACCAGTTGTGCACATCTTGAACACTTCCTGGAATATCGTCAGATTATTTGGAATGAAGTTGAAACGGAGTTAGCCGAATACGCATTGCGACAGTCAAACGATATACCTTTGGCAGTGTCTAGCTCGGTGTAA